Genomic segment of Oncorhynchus tshawytscha isolate Ot180627B linkage group LG13, Otsh_v2.0, whole genome shotgun sequence:
AACTTCATTCACTTCCATTTATCCTCCTGTCTTCAGCTCCatctgcttacactttctaccattcttctttgaTAAACCATCTCCCTTTTTTCCCACCATTTTTATCCAACTCAAGCTCACTCTCTTAGACCTCTTCtacctctctttttccctccatctccattcctcctctgttTTCCAAGTACAcgtctccttatgataatactaCCACCCCATCCCTGACACTCATCTTTTACTTGCTTTCTCTATGGACTCAATTTTCCTCTTCCGGAGGCCCTGATCTGTGTCATATCGCTGTCTACCTTTAAAACATACAAAATCAAATGTAAACAAATATCACTTAATTATTTTCACTTTTAGAAACGCATGTTTGATAATTAACTAAGATATATTGATTGTTGATAATTGTGCATACTTTCTAGCATTTTACCTTCATAATTAATTTAGTTTACTGGACAGAACGAGAACGGATGACAACTCTTATTTTGAAAGAGTGACAAAAATCCAGAAGTAGCATCACGTCACGTGATTAAGAGGACATTTAAGCTCCTGGCGCGAGTTGGCGAGAAAGGAAAGTGACTTCCGAGAAATAAAGAAGTAAACCAATCTGATCCCACTCCCGGGAAGCTGCCAAAACTGTGAGTTACGTTATTATATGGTaatataaaatgttgaatttcTCTCCGGTCAAATACGCTCAAGTCAATAAGTGTATTACACGAATGATAGCGCCTTTTTTGTGACAAAATGAATGTTAGCCAGTACTGTGTTAGCTCATGCCAGCTAGTTACTTGTTTTAGCCGGTTTGGTTTATGATTTTGATCCTTTCTATTTCACTAACTAGCTCATTTGGTCCGCGTTAGTATCTTTGGAGCAAGACCTTGATAATGTTAACTATGTAGACAGTTATTACTTAACCTGGCCGCATACCAAAGATCCTGGTAACTTTCTGCTTTTGTCTGTGGCAGTAAATTGCCAGCCATTTTTGGCGGTTTTTTTCCTCCGGCGAGATGGGAAGTCTGTTAGACTGTGACAACTAGAGAACGCTATTCCAGAATCACACGTTCTTGGCAACATTTTTAACGATTTAATGTATCATTCTTAAGTCACTTTTTTTTCGAGTTGTAAATGACCTTTTAGGATTTACAGTGTCCCTTTCTCGCCAGGTCTTGTCAAAATGTCCATTAGGAAAATGAAACCTGGGAATAAAGCCTCTGCGAACATAAAGGTAAGCAAATAATATATGCCAATCCCCAGTCTAGTGCTAAATATCGATGTGTTTTGTAGCAGACTACTGTAGTGTAAGGTTAATTTACGAAGTATTATGTGCAACGAGGCGAACCATTACAATTCAGCAAGTTAACTGAAGTGGTTTTAACCCACAGATCCTTCATGCACATCCAGAATTGGAACTCAACGTTTTGAAATTCATGACTACCTCGTGCCTGTTACTATTGTTAGGGTTAATGTTTGCACTCACTAACTTGTAGTTTCCCATAATTCGTTTTTAAGACTCGTTCCCACAGTAATTATTTGGTTAATGTCAGCGTGTAAGATGATGACCTGGGGAAAATTGCAGCCTGTAAAATGATGACCTGGGGAAAATTGCACCTGCCTGTGCAATCTGGTCAGTTACcagcagaggtgggaccaagtcattgttttgtaagtctcaagtcttagcacccAATTCCCACGTCAAGACAGGAAAGTCCTGAACTAGTCGTGTGCTCTTCACAAAATGAGTATTAGTTAATATATTACATTTATGctaatcatgaatgcttttaaatatttattactttccaaatcaACTTTATAATTCCATGGAAATGCATGGGTAGCCGTGAGACCCCCACTACACAATCGCCCatccttaacacacatacacagcctcTGTGTGGTTACCGTAGGCTaacgtatgtcaatggttttaggaacagcagtaacatcaggcaggatttaggctgcCAACTGCCTCGCCAGTTGTGaacattgcacccaagattgagttgcgtttccacattgactgactgtGGATactcattgatttaacgttacgttagcctacatgctaCACTAGCAAAGATTTAAATGATATAGCTGTCGGCTgtattagccacgacttaccgttcATTTGTGCAtcttcaaatgtcgaacaaagcTGGAAGTTGTTGCGCCTCCGTCTAATTTTCTTCCTGCGTGTTTTGCAATTTGCAATCTGTTTTTTTGATATAGCGTAGTCTTGAtaccccaaattattattttttgggtataatctttccaagggctccatctgaattcacccgctGACATTCCTCTACACTGCtacaactttttctcagctggcacaatttgattggctgctgtccgattcaaactaaTCTGTTAAATaaagagttgatgcgctgcacactttatttatatatatatatatttttaaatagcaTTTTTAATATCTGTGCTTGGAGGGTGTCGGGTCaagtcaaaaggctcaagtctGAGTTAAATCACAAGTCATTGGTGTCAAAGttgagttgcaagtcatcatatttgtgacttgagtccaagtcatgtgactcatGTCCACACCTCTGgttaccagacctgggttcaaatactattggaaatttgctttagcctgcctggagtgccagggaGACTGGGTGATGGGGGGGGGGATTGGATTGTTTAGGAtcttctattggttccattgcaacaaAGTTCAAACACAGCAtgtgatttaaaaataaatgttatttgaacccaggtctgccttCACGTGAGACGAAGGGCCGTTCAGACACTTCACTTATTTGCAATCCCAAAAGTGACAGTGTAGCCAGAGTAGGGTTTGTTGAATGACACTATATCCAGGTAAATGCTGAATGTGCTCACTGTTGAGGTCAGGGAGGGGGTTGTTTGTTTCCCACCAATGTTGTACCTTAATGATTTTTCATGGAGAGGGGTGTAACACTTCTGACTGGTTTTGTATAGAATCACATGAGCACAGGCTTTTTGTGCAACAATTCAACAATTTATCCAACTACTGGATTAAACTTTAAATGTGTTTGTCTTCATGTTTTATTTCAGAGCTTTTTTGGTGGGTCCATTCAAGACATGGGACCTACAAGGAAAACTCTGCAAGTCCTCCAGCAAGCTGCAGTCAATAAGAACCTTGGCAGAGGAATGCTGGTATGTCCTGGGGACTGTCGCACAAATCGGTGTATTTGGGGGGCGGTGGCAGGCAGTGTTAATATTGCATCTTCTACCAATGTCTTTGTTTGCGTAATTTCCAATCCCCTTTGATTTATAAATTTCCCTCTAACCCTGCCAACTTCTTACCACTTCTACCGCTCTATCGAGCCAGCTATGCGTTATaacagtttaatttaatttgtCTTCATATctcaatcattgtcatgtggGTAATCGCAATTCTATCTAAATGACACAAACCTAAAGTTAACTtctattgccaactatgtaaaaatagcccacgttgcaggtagaaaatatcctgatttttaaaaaacatcctataaatcacattggctacacatggcctgtcaGCAACGAACTTGAAAGGTCATATTAATTTGGGGACTTGCCTGCAATGTGCTAGTGAACTTGCAACATAAAAAATTAAATATTCTAGGCCCTCTGTTTCCAGTGCCATTGAGCTCaggacacagctgtaggctatttgcacaAGGGATAAGAAGCAGCAATTTACTTGGGTAGGAGCTCACAGGAGCTGAGTATTTCAGTCCAAATCCAGCATGGATTAGAAGCCTGTTTTATGACCCTTTGGGGTTATGGAAAGGCAGCACGCTGGAATTATTTTTCAAGttcattgaggaactattgtgaatctcaatggatgtaaatcagagttttattttatttttgcttttTGAGGTGAAAGCATTAGTTTGAGAAGCTCCAAAGGTCATTAATGGTGGTGCGTTAAGCCAATCAGATCCCCCAAATTTATGCTTACATTTGCACGCAGGCAGCgtgtaggcctacttctatgcgtgCGCATCCTTATTAACATTGACAGGGGTGCTCCTAACTAAATTGACACGACTTGTAACCGAAATTTGTTTCTCACAAGGATAGTGTAGGATTTGGACTGCAAACATTGTAGCCACTCTGACATTGAGAACAGGAAGACTGTAAATAATAATAttgactgcattaaaataaatgacCATAACCTAACATTGGAGATTAAAAATGATATGAATACATGGTAAATGTACTGCTGGTCATATTAGTTCAAATCaaggtttatttgtcacgtgcgccgaatacaacaggtgtagtacaccttacaatgaaatgaaactctaaccaatggtgcggaaAGAAAGTGTGTAGGTAaggaaataaaacagtaaaaagacatttgaaaaaagagtagaaaagctatatacagacacctgttagtcaggcttattgaggtagtatgtacatgtaggtatctttaaagtgactatgcatatatgatgaacagcgagtagcagaagcgtaaaaagagagcccggttagccaatgtgcgggagcactggttggtcaggccaattaggtagtatgtacatgaatgtatagttggtgactatgcatataagataaacagagtagcagcagcgtaaaagaggggttgggagggggcacacaatgcaaatagtccgggtaaccatttggttacctgttcaggagtcttatggctttggggtaaaaactgttgaagcctttctgtcctagacttggcactccggtaccgcttgccatgcggtagaagagagaacagtctatggctggggtctttgacaatttttttgggccttcctctgacaccgccagatgtagaggtcctggatggcaggcagcttagccccagtgatgtactgggctgtatttgttcctttttttgcctttacctcccttatctcacctcatttgctcacatcgtatatagacttgtttatactgtattattgactgtttgttttactccatgtgtaactgtcgttgtttgtgtcgaactgctttgctttatcttggccaggtcacaattgtaaatgagaacttgatctcaacttgcctacctggttaaataaaggtgaaataaatcaaattgacTACccccgagcaattgccgtaccaggcagtgatgcaaccagtcaggatgctgttgcagctgtagaaccttttgaggatcacaggacccatgccaaatccttttagtttcctgggggggaataggctttgtcgtgccctcttcacgactgtcttggtgtgtttggaccattctagtttgttgttgacgtggacaccaaggaatttgaagctctcaacctgctccactacagccccgtcgatgggaatgggctccttttcctgtagtccacaataatctccttagtcttgtttacgttgagggataggttgttattctggcaccacccggccaggtctctgacctcctccctataggctcttgTCGTtgatggtgatcaggcctaccactgtgtcgtcagcaaacttaatgatagtgttggagtcgtgcctggccatacaGTTGTGGAtaaacaggaggggactgagcacacacccctgtggagtTCAGTGTTGAGgctcagcatggcagatgtgttgctacctaccctgaccacctgggggcagcctgtcaggaagtccaggaaccagttgcagagggaggtgtttagtcccaggatccttagcttggtgatgagctttgagggtacaatggtgttgaacactgagctgtggtcaatgaacagcattctcacataggtgttccttttgtccaggtgggaaagggcagtgtggagtgcaatagagattgcatcatctgtttgggcggtattggagtgggtctagggtttctgggataatggtgttgatgtgagccattaccagcctttcaaagcacttcatggctatggacatgagtgctacaggtctgtagtcatttaggcaggttgcctttgtgttcttgggcacagggactatggtggtctgcttgaaacatgtattcGACTCagctgccagttggtcagcacatgcccggaacacacgttctggtaatccgtctggccccgcagccttgtgtatgttgacctgtttaaaggtcttactcacgtcagctacggagagcgtgatcacacagtcgtccgcaacagctgatgctctcatgcatgccacagtgttgcttgcctcgaagcaagcatagaagtgatttagctcgtctggtaggctcttgtcactgggcagctcacagctgtgcttccctttgtagtctgtaatagtttgcaggccctgccacataagacgagcatcagagccggtgtagtaagattcaatcttagccctgtattctctttgcctgtttgatggttcgtcgcaaggcatagcaggatttcttgtaagcttccgggttagagtcccgcgcattgaaagcggcagctctaccctttagctcagtgtgaatgttgcctgtaatccatggcttctggtttggggtatgtacgtacagtcactgtgggtacgatgtcctcaatgcacttattgataaaagccagtgactgatgtggtgtactcctcaatgtcatcggaagaatcccggaacatgttccagtctgtgctagcaaagcagtcctgtagtttagcatctgctttatctgaccacttttttttatggaccgagtcactggtgcttcctgcttgaatttttgcttgtaagcaggaattaggaggatagagttgtggtcggctttaccaaatggagggtgagggagagatttGTACGCACGTGACtttgtgtggagtacaggtgatctataaaaaaaaaatccctctggttgcacatttaacatgttgataaagATTTGGTGGAACTgattttaagtttccctgcatttaagtctccagccactaggagcgccacctctgggtgagtggtttcctgtttgcttatttcttcaTACAGCTGACTTAGTGCGGTCTTGGTTCCCGCATCTGTGTGGTGGTAAGTGTAtcctgctagctgaatatccatgttgtAATTCAGACACaattccgtgaagcataggatattacagttttatgTCCTGTTggtgagtaatattgacggtaacggcagctttccaattctGGAGTGAAGTGCATCTGGTCGCATGGTCAATCCAACTTCCTcattggccatgcagcatttacggtgataTTGCTGGAGCAGAAGTTGGGACATTCATACTACttcgcagagctgttgtcaaggaaatTAGTTTGTTTATATAGGATGTACCACCCCACCTACTGTTAACTAGTCATGTCAATGTGGCACTAGACAGAGCCTTCTGCATTATTACATTTTGGGCAATGTGTTACAGAGCTTTATATTTTTGGGCCTCTGGGGGCTCTGCAATTGTCACACCCTCTATATGGAGTCTCTGACCACATTTTCAAATCAAGCATAAATTTGCTTTTAGTCCAGGCCTCtgcaatggattagttcactgaggTATGTGCACCTGGTCGACCAACAGACCAAACATTCGGCCAGTCGCCTAATTGGGCTCAGCCCTAAAAACAACTGTCTCCAGCAAAATCTGCAGTGCTGGGATGACTGTCCCCATATACATTACTTTCTATTGGTTGCTAGAATTTAAATTGAAAGACTTAATTTTGGAGTAGGCGTTGTCAGTTCATTAATCATGTGCCACGGAATCGACATTGCATGTTTCTTCCCAACTGTTTTGCAACCTGTGGCACAGCTGTCATTTTAATTGGCAAATGGTCTACCAACAACTGATGTGCTGATCAAGTAATTCTTAGTTTTTGTTAGACAGGGAAGGTGGTTCCCAAAAGAAAACAGTGGAACGCGGAACAAGGGAAGGGCTCAAAGAGGATGAAGGCTGAAGTTGCTGTCAAATCTATAAACACAGAAAATGCTGATCTACCTGATGGCGTTACCAAGGAGGCCTATGAACTAATGATCAAAGGTATGTTTGTATTCAAAGAATTGTAAGCATGAACTGTTTTATGGCTGGCCACGATCCTAATCCCATTTATCACATCCATGTTTCACAAATGGACTGGGTTTATTTTGTCTAAATGTACAATGTCCTACTTTTAATCCCATAGAATGAAATCTACATTCTCTCATTGATCTCTAATGGTTGTTCAATTGAAATGGTCTACCCCCTCTATttcagaaacccctccctcctcttactGGAAGGAGGTAGCTGAGGAGAGACGAAAAGCGCTCTACAGCGTTCTCCAGGAGAATGAGAAAGTGAGTTAATCACTGATGAAAACTGACTAATGTGTAGCCATCAACTTGTCCCTGTCCCATGGTGCAATTTGTCAAAATCTATCTCTGTCACAGTGGGTGTTAGTCTTTTTCAGAGATGTCTGTTTTTCACATCCTTGTGGCATTTTGATCCCAGGTTGTTTGGATATAGTGCTGTTGACTTAAGCTGATAGTTGGCTCTGAAATGACCTTTTTTAGCTGATGGTGAAGCCTGAAACTGTCAATTTCTCAAACTGACTTTCACCTTGTTTGATTAGTTGCACAAAGACATTGATGCCAAGGATGAGCAGATAGCCCAGCTGAAGACTGAGAATGATGAGCTTCAGGAGCTGGCCCAGCACATACATCACATGGCTGACATGATAGAGGTAACTAGTGGGAAATTGATGCAACATAAAGGGGTATTTGTCTGTCTTTGCTGGATGCTTTTAAACTTAAGGTCACATGTGGTGTTCAACGCTCATTCTGTCTCTTCAGAGGTTGACTGGAAAGAGTCCGGAAAGTCTGGATGACTTGAGAGAGATCACCCTTGGTACCGAAGATGAGTTGAAAGCGCTAGATGAATCTGATGACCAATGTACCAGCAGTGATTTCACACCCAAGGCTGATGTCTTGGAGGATGTCACAGAACAACAGGAAGATGAACCCTCAGAGGATGATTGAGTGACAGAACTCCAGTGCACTGGTGAAACTCAACTTTGGGAGATGTCTGGACTATGTTATGGACTTGCCATTCTGTCACTGATGCCTGTAGTTGCTTTATATATTTTCTCTGCTTACATCTAAAGATCTTATTTGCATAAGATTTTTACTTTGATAAACCACAACAGCTTACCACCTGATTTATGAAAATGGAAGTTTCCCTTGTTTTATCTTTGCTGTTTAAATCTATTTGTGCTAACCTATGTTTGAGAAATGTTCATTATAGTGCTGTTTTAATGCGCTCTGTACATATGCTTCTGGACTTCTgtgaaataaacattttttttactaaTTTGCCTTTTAATTTCTCAAACTTCCAAAAGAATAGTGACATCGGTTGGCCTATGTTTAAACCTGACCTCAAACAAAGGCATCAGAAATGAGTTTGCTTAAGAGCCATAGTTTTGCACTGTAACCTGTCCTGCGCCTAGTGCTGTAACAACCTGTGGTGCCCAGAACCCTAGCATGCAGAGCAGTTCCCTGGCGTAGTTCTTCGGCCAGCCGTACCAGTCCTGTCCCTCCAGAGCCTCTAGGGTCAGCCTCAGGCTCTGTGACCCCACCAAGGTGCGTATAACTGGGATGTTGTTACAACACAGGATGTTGAGCAAGTAGCAGCTCCACATTTTAGCCTTGGTGGATAGAGACAGTGGGCAGGTGGGGTCCATCAGCTCCTGTAGGTGAAGATTGCGTACTAAATTGTCAGACCAATTTTTGGCTTGGAATTTTATGCAAAAATTATATTTTATGGCTTCAAGGCCACAATGGCAGGTGACCATCTATAGCCAGAGGTAACTGCTGTCCCTACCTGCTGCTCTAACCTCCAGGCCCTTTAAATGCCAACTCTACCACAATGCCACTGCATTTAATTGTTCCTCTCTAATCAAGGACtgctttagacctgggacaccagctgGGTGCAATGAATTATCAGAAcagaaccagcaggctctggacctcatAGGGTAAGTGTTGAATAATCTTTCTCTAGGCTACCTGTAGTGTGGCGTAGAGGCCTATTGAGTGGGCCTGCTTCTGGTTGGTCAAGTGGACATAACAGACACCAGACAGCCCCTCCAGCACAGAGATCCTCTGGTCATCTGACAGGCTGTGCTGCTTGAGGAAGTCTGCCATGGCTGGCATGTACTCTGCAGCACAGGTTGCTGCTGCATAGCCACCTGGGGGAATGGTTTAATACTTTTCAGAGGCAAAGTACCTCTTCTGGGGTGTATCTACTTTCAGTAGCTACATATCAAACATTAACACACGGTGGCTTTGCAATGTGCTCTGATTTCACAAGACAATTAATATAATCTTGGAGTTAATTTGAGCAGTGCAGTGGTACCAAACACATGCATTTAGCTGTTTTCATGTAATTtatcaatttaatttaattagCATACAGAGACCAAAACAGTCCACTGTAAGTATGCCCCAACAGGTCAAATTAGCACACAGGAGTTATGGCTCACCACGACAATTTTGCGCAATTGGATGTCaacatttagcagacgctgttatccagagtgacttacatgagcaattagggttaaaggGTGTAACGA
This window contains:
- the LOC112235206 gene encoding geminin, which translates into the protein MSIRKMKPGNKASANIKSFFGGSIQDMGPTRKTLQVLQQAAVNKNLGRGMLTGKVVPKRKQWNAEQGKGSKRMKAEVAVKSINTENADLPDGVTKEAYELMIKETPPSSYWKEVAEERRKALYSVLQENEKLHKDIDAKDEQIAQLKTENDELQELAQHIHHMADMIERLTGKSPESLDDLREITLGTEDELKALDESDDQCTSSDFTPKADVLEDVTEQQEDEPSEDD